AAGACGAACGACCTCGCCTCGTTCACGAGGAGGTCGATAAGCTCCGAAGACCCCGCGACAAAGCCGCCCTGGCTTCCGAGGGCTTTGCTCATTGTCCCCATCTGAATGTCTATGTCTCCGACGAGCCCTTCTCTCCCGACTACGCCAGAGCCCTCCTCGCCTACTACACCTGTGGCATGCGCCTCGTCGACCATTACGAAGCCACCGTCGTCGCGCGCTATCTCCGAGATTTCCCTGAGAGGGGCTATGTCTCCGTCCATCGAGAAGACCGAGTCGGTCACGATTAGCTTACGTCTTCCGTCGTGTTTCTTCCATTTTTTACGGAGGTCGTCGGCGTCACAGTGGTCGTACACAACGGTTTTGGCGTCCGAGAGACGGCATCCGTCGACTATGCTCGCGTGGTTGAGTCCGTCGCTGAATATAACGTCTCTCTCATCGGTGACTGCGGTGATCGTCCCGACGTTCGCGGCATATCCCGACGAAAATACGAGAGCGTCACGAGTACCTTTGTAGTCGGCAATCTCGTCTTCGAGACGCCGGTGGGGCTCCAGGTTACCCGATAGTAGACGCGACGCTCCCGCGCCTGTGCCGTACTCCTCGCCCGCTCTGCACGCCGCCCCCTTCAGACGTCTATGGTTTCCGAGCCCGAGGTACGAGTTGGAGGAGAGAACCAAGGTTCTGTCATCCTCGCCGTCGACCGTCGCTGTCTTTCCAAAGCCGTCGAGTTCCCTCATCGACCTGTAGAGTCCCCGGCGTTTCCTGACCTCAACCTCCTCGAACATCTACTAGAACCCGGGCATTATCTCGCTCGGATCGAAGAGGCCGTAGAGTCCGTTTTGGTTGAGGAAGACGCCTTTCTTGAGGTATCCGAGCGCGGGACCGTTGACGTTCGCTGCCATGCTCGTGTTGTCGTCTAGCTTGAATGTGTTGGTGCCCTCGTCGCCCTCGAAGGTCGTTCCGGTTACACGTACGGTCGTCGTCGTGGGTTTCTCGTCCTGTGTGACGTCGAGTATTCCTCCTACCTTGACGTCGGCGGAGTCACATATTCCCGCCTTTTCGAGGAGTACCTCGTCGGCGTGTTCCATGTCCTCGAACTCAAGACGTCCGTCGTGTTCTTCTATTATCTCCTCTATCTCGTCGTCGGACATCTCGGAGACCTTTTCGAGGTCGTACTCGGGGAGATGTGCGATGTCCTCTCTCACTGTTCCCTTGTTCTCCTCGTACCCGCTTTCTATGCCTACTCCCCACCATATCTCTATCTCGTTGACCTCTACAAAGCTCTGTGAAGCGATTGCGGCGGCTCCCGTGAGGAAGCCGGGCGTCGCACCCGCGCCACAGATGAAGGTAATTCCCGACGCCTCTATCTTCGACTCCATATCCTCGAGCATTCCGATTACACGTGACCTCTTGAGGACGTCTATCATGACTCCCGAGTAGCCCGCGTCTGCGAACCGCTCGACGGTATCGGGTATGAACGAATGGGGGATGTTGGGAAGAGCCATCAGGACGGCGTCTATACGGTCGCTGACCTCGATGACCTCCTGTATCGAGTCGTTCGCGGGAGTCCCACCGGGAGCCTTCGCGACTGTTCCTCCGTCGGCTTCGACCGCATCGACGATGTCGTCGACTTCGAGACCGTCGAAGTCTATTGCCACACCTTCTTTGTCACAGACGGCGACCGGACTGAGGTCGTCCTTGTACTCCGAGACTTCGAGTGTTCGTCTGCCTATTCCACCTGTACCAAGTACGGCTATGTTCTTTGTATCTGCGTCTGTTTCAGACATATTTATCGAGTTCTTTGGGTTTTATACTGTAGAAATCCGACACTCCATCAACCAGAAACGGCGTAGTCTCAAGACTGTCTATATAGCTGTTCAGATCCATGTCGGGAGAGACGAAGTAGACGCGTCCTCCCGAAGAGCAGTCGGGCTTCATCCTCGGAAAACGGAAGTAAGTCGCGTCCACAGCTACGTATCCGGGCTTATAGCCGGGATTGTCCGACCAGCAGACTTCCCCGACTGTTCCCTCGACCCACTGTGTCTTCGTAGACAGAACGACTGCGTCCTTGACACGTGTTCCGCCGAGACCCGCGTCGTGTATACACTCTTCGAGTTCCTCCTCGCCTTCATCTGTCGTGCCGACGTAAGAGGTTCTCACTCCTCGACTCTCGTCAGGTTCGAGCCTTTCTCCCGTCTCGGAGTCGACGACTGCGGCACCCCTCATCTCCACGTCCGATCTGAGTATACGGAGTCCCTCATCGACTGCCTTCTCGGAGACGTCTTCTGCGAGTATCTCTCTCGCTTTTTCGAGGCTCTCCTTGACTCCGGATGTCTCGACGGTGACGACATCGACTGCGTCGCGTCTCTCGGGCTCCCCCTCTATTCTATCGACTGAGACCTCTACGGAGTCGGGCGTCTTTCTCGGGTGGTTCATCGCTCTCGCCGTCATAGACGAGACTGTGTCGTCTATCTCGTCGTCGACGACTATGTCCTCCGCGCCCGAGACGTGTTCGTCGTTCAGGGAAGCCCTCATCCGTACGCTGTACATACTCTATTTCTATTCGAGGTCTTCGACGCGTCTTCCCGCGTTCTGGATCATCTCTATGTCTTCCTGTGCGTTCTGTCCCTCAGTCGTGAGGTAGTCGCCTATTAGGAGACCGTTGGCTCCCGATCCGAGTATCTCGGGCTGTCTCTCCTTGAGGTTCTCCTCGCGCCCTCCGGTAATCCGTATCACCTTCTCGGGCATCATGAACCGGTAGATGGAGACCGACCGGAGTATCTCGTCGACTGTGATCTTCGAGTACGACTCGAACGGCGTTCCGGGTACGGGATTGAGTATGTTGACAGGTATCGAGTCGACATCGAGCCTCCTGAGCTCGGAAGCCGCCTCTATCCTGTGTTCTATCTCCTCACCCATTCCGAATATTACTCCGACACATGTCTTAAGACCGACCTCCTGTGCGATCTGAATAGTCCTGACCCTGTCGCCGTAGTCGTGTGTGGATATGACCTCGTCGAAGTACGACGGCGCGGTCTCTATGTTGTGGTTGTAATGCTGGAGACCCGCCTCTGCGAGATCCTCCGCCTCCTCACGTGTGAGAACCCCGAGGGAGCCGTCGGGTTCTACGTCTGTCTCGTCCCTGATGAGACGTATAGACTCTAAGACCTTCTCGAACTCGCCGGGGCGTTTCTGCTTGTCGATTCCGCGCTCGGCGACCACGATACCAAACCTGTTCGAGCCGTCTTCCTCTGCCCTCTTCGCGGCTTCGAGTATCTCCTCGGGGTCGAGGTAGTCGTACTCGTCGACGCCCGTGTCGTAATGGTTCGACTGGGCGCAGAAGCCACAGTCCTCGGCACATCCGCCGCTCTTGGCGTTGATGATAGAGCACGTATCGACGCCGTCGCCCATATTCGACTCACGTATCTCGTCGGCGGCGTCGACAAGGGGTTCGAGGGGAGCGTCGGCGAGACGGAGAGCCTCCTCCTCCGAGACTCCCTCACCCCTCAGAGCCTTCGTCTTCAGATGACCTATCTCCTCAGCTAACTCGTTAACCATACACGCGAGTCTGGTTGACGAGATAGTATAATACTTATGGTAGTTGGTTATACTCTGGGGTCGACTGCTTTGTCGACTTACTTTTTCGTAAGCTTAATCTTACTTCGGGGACTTCTAACAGTTGACACACGCTCCCGCTCCCGCAGTCCAGCCCATCCTTCTGTTCCGAGTGTGTGTCACGACACGCCCATGTCACCACGTCCACATCCAGTCCATTTTTGACCGAAACACGAAAGGGGTTAGACACGGAATCCGTACCCAGAGCCGGATGGACGACTCGTCTGACATAGACACCGGGAGTCTGAGACCGAGAGAGTTAGCCAAGGTCGTTGTTCGTGTGTGGCGTGAGAGAGGAGACAGAGCCGCTGTCAAGACACATGACTCAGACGTATTCGTCGTCACGAGAAGCCGATCCGAGTCATACCCAGACTCCGGG
This genomic interval from Candidatus Afararchaeum irisae contains the following:
- the bioF gene encoding 8-amino-7-oxononanoate synthase, which translates into the protein MFEEVEVRKRRGLYRSMRELDGFGKTATVDGEDDRTLVLSSNSYLGLGNHRRLKGAACRAGEEYGTGAGASRLLSGNLEPHRRLEDEIADYKGTRDALVFSSGYAANVGTITAVTDERDVIFSDGLNHASIVDGCRLSDAKTVVYDHCDADDLRKKWKKHDGRRKLIVTDSVFSMDGDIAPLREISEIARDDGGFVMVDEAHATGVVGEEGSGVVGREGLVGDIDIQMGTMSKALGSQGGFVAGSSELIDLLVNEARSFVFSTGLSPIDAEVSREAVNLVRSDEGENLREDLWSNVKFLREDLSEIGYEILSRESQIVPVLVGDAEVAVRLGDKLEERSVFAPGVRPPTVPEGTSRIRVSAMATHTHDELRKVVDAFEEAGKEVGVI
- a CDS encoding transcriptional regulator, producing the protein MSETDADTKNIAVLGTGGIGRRTLEVSEYKDDLSPVAVCDKEGVAIDFDGLEVDDIVDAVEADGGTVAKAPGGTPANDSIQEVIEVSDRIDAVLMALPNIPHSFIPDTVERFADAGYSGVMIDVLKRSRVIGMLEDMESKIEASGITFICGAGATPGFLTGAAAIASQSFVEVNEIEIWWGVGIESGYEENKGTVREDIAHLPEYDLEKVSEMSDDEIEEIIEEHDGRLEFEDMEHADEVLLEKAGICDSADVKVGGILDVTQDEKPTTTTVRVTGTTFEGDEGTNTFKLDDNTSMAANVNGPALGYLKKGVFLNQNGLYGLFDPSEIMPGF
- a CDS encoding 6-carboxyhexanoate--CoA ligase; protein product: MYSVRMRASLNDEHVSGAEDIVVDDEIDDTVSSMTARAMNHPRKTPDSVEVSVDRIEGEPERRDAVDVVTVETSGVKESLEKAREILAEDVSEKAVDEGLRILRSDVEMRGAAVVDSETGERLEPDESRGVRTSYVGTTDEGEEELEECIHDAGLGGTRVKDAVVLSTKTQWVEGTVGEVCWSDNPGYKPGYVAVDATYFRFPRMKPDCSSGGRVYFVSPDMDLNSYIDSLETTPFLVDGVSDFYSIKPKELDKYV
- the bioB gene encoding biotin synthase BioB; this encodes MVNELAEEIGHLKTKALRGEGVSEEEALRLADAPLEPLVDAADEIRESNMGDGVDTCSIINAKSGGCAEDCGFCAQSNHYDTGVDEYDYLDPEEILEAAKRAEEDGSNRFGIVVAERGIDKQKRPGEFEKVLESIRLIRDETDVEPDGSLGVLTREEAEDLAEAGLQHYNHNIETAPSYFDEVISTHDYGDRVRTIQIAQEVGLKTCVGVIFGMGEEIEHRIEAASELRRLDVDSIPVNILNPVPGTPFESYSKITVDEILRSVSIYRFMMPEKVIRITGGREENLKERQPEILGSGANGLLIGDYLTTEGQNAQEDIEMIQNAGRRVEDLE